In one Arenibacter antarcticus genomic region, the following are encoded:
- a CDS encoding Glu/Leu/Phe/Val dehydrogenase: MITKPKKQPKHGMLENVMRQFNHAADIINLNSNIRKILTITNNELIIHFPVKMDNGEIEVFTGYRVQHNNALGPYKGGLRYHPTVDIDAAKALAMWMTWKTSLAGLPYGGAKGGIQIDPFKYSITELERITRRFTYALGDNIGPEHDIPAPDVNTNAQTMAWILDTYMSTKPPTERSKNQHVVTGKPIGSGGSEGRDRATGYGVFLNIKFWSERKKVSLKRKKFIVQGFGNVGYWAAHFLENEGALLVGVQDAYGSIANSDGIMVAELFNYSQQNKGSILNFPNASAFENSDFFGLECDICIPAALGNQITTNNADRIKAFLIAEGANGPTDVEGEEILLKKGIGVIPDILCNSGGVIGSYFEWLQNRNGEIWQMDEVMAKLDKKMKEVFDKVYDKAEKTNGDMRTAAFVIAIERIEKAYVQRGIFP; encoded by the coding sequence ATGATAACAAAACCAAAAAAACAACCAAAGCATGGTATGTTGGAAAACGTAATGCGTCAATTTAACCATGCCGCGGATATTATTAATCTGAATAGTAATATTAGGAAGATTTTAACTATAACGAACAATGAGCTAATAATTCATTTTCCCGTCAAAATGGACAATGGGGAAATTGAAGTATTTACTGGCTATAGGGTGCAACATAATAATGCCTTAGGGCCGTATAAGGGCGGATTGAGATATCATCCTACCGTGGATATAGATGCCGCCAAGGCACTTGCCATGTGGATGACATGGAAAACCTCTCTCGCTGGCTTGCCCTACGGTGGTGCCAAAGGAGGGATACAAATAGATCCCTTCAAGTATTCAATAACCGAATTGGAGAGAATTACCAGACGGTTTACGTATGCTTTGGGAGATAATATAGGTCCTGAACACGATATTCCTGCTCCTGACGTCAACACCAACGCACAGACCATGGCTTGGATATTGGATACTTATATGTCAACCAAACCACCTACGGAAAGATCTAAGAATCAACATGTAGTCACTGGAAAACCAATAGGATCTGGAGGTTCCGAAGGTAGGGATAGGGCTACCGGTTACGGGGTATTCCTCAATATTAAATTTTGGTCAGAACGGAAAAAGGTAAGCCTTAAAAGAAAGAAATTCATCGTTCAAGGTTTTGGAAATGTTGGTTATTGGGCTGCTCATTTCTTGGAAAATGAAGGCGCCCTATTAGTAGGAGTACAGGATGCTTATGGTAGTATTGCCAATAGCGATGGCATTATGGTTGCTGAATTGTTCAACTATTCACAACAAAATAAAGGCAGTATCTTGAATTTCCCTAACGCATCAGCATTTGAAAACAGTGACTTTTTTGGACTCGAATGCGACATTTGTATTCCAGCAGCCTTGGGAAATCAGATTACCACCAACAATGCTGATAGAATAAAAGCTTTTCTAATTGCAGAAGGAGCCAATGGACCAACGGATGTGGAAGGTGAAGAAATCCTATTAAAAAAAGGAATCGGCGTTATTCCGGATATATTATGCAACTCGGGTGGCGTAATAGGTAGTTATTTTGAATGGCTTCAGAATAGAAATGGAGAGATATGGCAGATGGATGAGGTGATGGCCAAGTTGGATAAGAAGATGAAGGAGGTTTTTGACAAGGTATACGATAAGGCTGAAAAGACAAATGGCGATATGCGTACAGCGGCCTTTGTAATTGCAATTGAAAGAATAGAAAAAGCATACGTGCAAAGAGGGATATTTCCATAA
- a CDS encoding sigma-54 dependent transcriptional regulator, whose amino-acid sequence MGFKNENVLIVDDDINILELIHRHLQSFNYHTYKAVSVKEALAILKDSKIDLLITDLRMPEVDGMQLIKYVSEHYPKLPKLVVTGYPSVDDALNVLKSGSIDYLVKPFTKEELKLAVLKCFTENKRVLDTPMPNTDTGKGDHQNYGELIGRSKAIRTVTAIIDRVKDNKATVLIKGESGTGKELVARSVHYMGKFSRAPFIAVNCGAIPESLLEAELFGYAKGAFTGAQEQRNGFFQAADKGTLFLDEIGNASQAVQSKLLRVLQEKEVIKVGSQKTEKIDLRVIAATNSNLQSMVQKGLFREDLYYRLTVVEIDVPPLRDRKEDIALLVDKFLFKYGVEYKERIITISPDALNLLIRYNWPGNIRELENVIQRAVIMCNKRIELEDLPDNLKFKIHFPDDRLVPLREMEKKYILKVLEATGNNKSQAAEILQIDRKTLRQKIQ is encoded by the coding sequence ATGGGTTTCAAAAATGAAAATGTATTGATCGTTGATGATGATATAAACATCTTGGAACTTATACATAGGCACTTACAATCTTTCAATTACCATACCTATAAGGCCGTTTCCGTTAAGGAGGCCCTAGCCATTTTAAAGGACTCTAAAATAGATTTACTAATAACAGACCTTAGAATGCCGGAGGTGGATGGCATGCAGTTAATAAAATATGTTTCCGAACATTACCCTAAGCTACCAAAATTGGTTGTTACCGGATATCCTTCCGTTGACGATGCGCTAAACGTTTTAAAATCAGGATCCATAGATTATTTAGTAAAACCATTTACCAAAGAAGAATTAAAACTGGCTGTATTAAAGTGCTTCACGGAAAATAAACGAGTATTAGATACACCCATGCCAAATACTGATACAGGCAAGGGAGATCATCAAAATTACGGGGAACTAATTGGTCGATCCAAAGCAATTAGAACCGTAACAGCTATTATAGATCGGGTAAAGGACAATAAGGCAACAGTGCTGATCAAAGGGGAAAGCGGAACAGGCAAAGAGCTGGTGGCGCGTTCCGTTCACTATATGGGGAAATTCTCAAGAGCCCCATTTATTGCCGTAAACTGCGGGGCAATTCCAGAAAGCTTGCTAGAAGCGGAATTGTTTGGTTATGCCAAAGGAGCCTTTACAGGCGCTCAGGAGCAACGGAACGGATTTTTTCAGGCTGCTGATAAAGGAACCTTATTCCTAGATGAGATTGGGAATGCTTCCCAAGCTGTTCAATCCAAATTGTTACGGGTACTTCAAGAAAAAGAAGTAATAAAGGTGGGCTCGCAAAAAACAGAAAAGATAGATTTGCGAGTTATTGCTGCTACCAATAGCAATCTACAATCCATGGTCCAGAAAGGACTGTTCAGGGAAGACCTGTATTATAGATTGACGGTGGTAGAAATAGATGTTCCGCCCTTACGGGATCGCAAGGAAGATATAGCATTACTGGTTGATAAATTCTTATTTAAATACGGGGTAGAATATAAGGAGCGAATAATTACCATATCTCCCGATGCGTTAAACCTCCTAATACGATACAACTGGCCCGGAAATATTAGGGAATTGGAAAACGTAATTCAAAGAGCAGTAATTATGTGCAATAAAAGAATTGAATTGGAGGATCTGCCTGATAACTTGAAGTTTAAGATCCATTTTCCGGATGACCGATTAGTGCCTTTAAGAGAAATGGAAAAAAAATACATCTTAAAAGTTTTGGAGGCAACAGGAAACAATAAGTCGCAGGCAGCTGAAATATTACAGATAGACCGTAAAACCTTGCGTCAAAAAATACAATAA
- a CDS encoding sensor histidine kinase: MIPTEERLKERIKELTCLYEVTSIIVNCDYDQIEDALKGIMHCLQKAWRFSAETHVALVTDQYSIKTLNFPDQSVSLKSSISVFNKKTGYIQVVYPLPNYGSSDFLLEEKKLLKNICLEVGNLLERKQIKDNEDLIRRKMEHADRLSILGEITAGMAHELNTPLANILGFSELLKTRIKNDPQANRDLDKIINSAIFSREVVKKLMFFACEMPQQMDLVDIVPIVSDALNLMQPSLKSKKIVDELKFSTQSIFLRVDAIQLTQVIFNLMLNAIYFAPPKSIINFLITDKEKSVEIIIKDEGPGIDPKIRNKIFEPFYSTKPIGEGSGLGLSVVHGIVKSHKGTIKYLPNKPKGTIFVIEFPKK; the protein is encoded by the coding sequence ATGATACCTACAGAAGAAAGACTTAAGGAACGCATTAAGGAGCTTACCTGTTTATACGAGGTTACCTCTATCATCGTTAATTGTGATTACGATCAAATAGAAGATGCATTAAAGGGGATTATGCATTGCCTGCAAAAGGCATGGCGCTTTAGCGCAGAAACACACGTAGCCTTGGTTACTGATCAATATTCCATAAAAACCTTAAATTTTCCAGATCAATCGGTCTCCTTAAAATCCAGTATTTCAGTATTTAACAAAAAAACAGGATATATCCAAGTCGTATATCCCTTACCTAATTACGGATCTTCCGACTTTTTACTGGAAGAAAAAAAACTTTTAAAGAACATCTGCCTAGAGGTAGGTAACCTTTTGGAAAGAAAGCAAATCAAGGATAATGAGGACCTGATTAGGCGAAAAATGGAGCATGCAGACCGACTTAGTATTCTGGGAGAGATTACTGCTGGAATGGCACATGAACTTAATACACCACTCGCCAATATACTAGGTTTTTCAGAGTTGCTAAAAACAAGAATAAAGAATGATCCCCAGGCAAATAGAGATCTGGATAAGATTATTAACAGCGCCATCTTTTCAAGAGAGGTCGTTAAGAAATTGATGTTCTTTGCCTGCGAAATGCCACAACAAATGGACTTGGTAGATATTGTACCGATCGTATCCGATGCGTTGAACCTTATGCAACCTAGCCTGAAAAGTAAAAAAATTGTAGACGAACTTAAATTTAGCACCCAGTCTATTTTCTTAAGAGTCGATGCCATACAATTGACCCAAGTTATTTTCAACCTTATGCTCAATGCAATTTACTTTGCCCCGCCAAAGAGTATTATCAATTTTTTAATCACGGATAAGGAAAAGAGTGTAGAGATCATCATAAAGGATGAAGGTCCTGGAATAGACCCCAAGATTAGAAATAAGATTTTTGAGCCTTTTTATAGCACCAAACCCATAGGAGAGGGCTCAGGCCTTGGATTAAGTGTTGTTCATGGTATCGTGAAAAGCCATAAAGGGACCATAAAATACCTTCCCAACAAACCTAAAGGAACTATATTTGTTATCGAATTTCCAAAAAAATAG